In Bacteroidetes bacterium GWF2_43_63, the genomic stretch TTTGCAAGTGCTTCTTTTTCAAGTTCCTTGAGCCCTGCGCTGTCACCGGCACGCAGCAGTTCGGTGCGACGACCCATGATGTGATACGGTGCCCAGCTTTTTGGATAAACGATGTCTGCATCGGCAAAAGCTTCTTCCATGCTGTTTGCGACTTCGAATTTGCCACCACTTTCGGCGGCTTGTTTTCCAGCACGTTCGACCACATCCGGAATCAGTCCGTATCCTTCAGGATAAGCGAGAGACACATTCATGCCGAAACGCGTCATCAAGCCAATGATGCCTTGCGGTACGGAGAGCGGTTTTCCGTAGCTTGGACTGTAAGCCCAGGTCATAGCGATTTTCTTTCCTTTCAATGCGTCGAGCGAACCGAACATGTTTTTCAGATGCGCCAGATCGGCCATGCTTTGAGTCGGATGATCGACATCGCATTGCAGATTGACAATACCCGGACGTTGTGGAAGCACATTGTTTGCAAAGCCGTCATCGAGAGCTGAAGCCACTTCGAGCATATATTCATGCCCTGCACCGAGATACATATCATCGCGGATACCGATAATTTCTGTCATGAATGAAATCATGTTGGCAGTTTCGCGAACGGTCTCTCCGTGCGAGATTTGCGACTTTCCTTCGTCAAGATCCTGAATAGTCAGGCCCATCAGGTTGGCAGCAGAGCCAAACGAAAAGCGGGTACGGGTACTGTTGTCGCGGAATTGCGAAACGGCCAGTCCGCTTTCGAAAGCGCGTGTTGAAATATTTTTATTGTACAATTTGCGCAAGGCATCGGCCACATAGAGCACGAGCTCAAGTTCTTCGCGCGATTTGTCCCAGGTCAGCAGAAAATCTTTCTGATAAAGACTGGCATTTGTTTTTTCAATGTCGCGAATGAGTTTTTTGAATTTTCCCATTGTATTTCTTTTTATTGATTACAGAATCTGAGCGTAGAGTGCGTAAAATGCCGATGCAGCAACGAGATCGCTTACCGGTGTTTTTTCATTGGGGGCATGCGCCATCACTTCATTGCCAGGTCCGAAGCCAATGGTCGGAATTTTATGAATTCCATTGGTAGCAATTCCGTTGGTAGAGAAGGTCCATTTATCTACAATCGGGGCTTTGCCGAAAAGCTCTGAAAATGCTGTCACACCAGTTTGCACAGCTGGATGGTCTTCTGGCATTTTCCAGGTTGGATAATATTTCTCCATTCCATATTTCAATCCTGTAAAAGCAAGACCGTCGTACCAGAGTACTTCTACTTTTGAGTCCGGATTATTGACAGCTTCTTTCACTTCGGCCACAGCACTGTCTTTGGTTTCGCCCCAGGTGAGGCGACGATCGAGGTGGAAGCGGGCAAAATCGGCAACAGCACACAACGACGGGCTGCCGCTGATGAATTCGCTGATAGTAACACTCCCTTTTCCAAGAAATTCATCGTATTTGAGACGTTCATGCAATTTTTCAATTTCGAGAGCTGCACTGGAAGCCATGTACACGGCATTTTTGCCACGTTCGGGCGCTGAACCATGAGCCGATAATCCGCGGAAGGAAACATGAATTTCCATACGTCCACGGTGACCACGATATACATTCAGATTAGTTGGTTCGGTACTAATAACGAAATCGGGACGGAATTTATCTTCTTCAATAATATATTTCCAGCAAAGGCCGTCGCAGTCTTCTTCCATCACGCTGGCCACCACCCAAACGGTAATGTCGTTTTGCAGACCAATTTCTTTCAGAATACGGCCAGCTGTAATTGCAGATGCAATACCGCCTTTCTGGTCAACGGTTCCGCGCCCATGAACAAAGCCGTCGGCGATGAGTCCGGAAAATGGATCCATATTCCAGTTTTCAGGATTTCCGACATCAACTGTATCGATATGACCGTCGATGGCAAGTACTTTTTTTCCTGATCCGACACGGCCGAGCACGTTTCCAAGTCCGTCCATTTTCACTTCATCGAATCCGGCCTCTTGCATCTGACGCATGACTTCTTCCTGTACGGCTTTTTCATCACCGCTGAGCGATTTGATTTTCACCAGCTTAGAAAGATTCTCAGCTGTGTAGTCTTTGTACTGCGCTGCTTTTTCGTTGATGATAGCAGCAAGTTCTTTTTTATTCATATCATTAGGATTAATTCAGATTCAAAAATAGCCTGCAAAGATACGAAACCCTAATATATTTTATGTATTAAACAAAGTTAATCCATCATAAGCATTTGTGAAAATAAACCTAATGTCTCATTTTCAATTAGTTGTATTTCGATTAGAAATATATATTAAATTTAGCACTGTAATATTTTGATTTTGGCAGGAAAATTGTAAATTTGAACGCTTAATCTAAAACAAACTCTTATGAAAAAAACTTTATTTTTCGTGATGATTCTTTGCATGTTTGGCCGTTTTGGCTATTCACAACCAGTTGAAGAAGGAAACATTTTGATTGATGCTTCTTATGGCTGGCCAAATTTGTGGACTTCAGTTTTTAAAACTGCAGTTACCGATTCCTACAGTACCGATGTTAAAGTTGGCTCCATTGGACCATTGAGTGCACAATTTGAGTACATGGTATCTGATAAAATTGGTTTTGGACTAATTTTCGGCTATTCGAATTCCAGTGTCTCTTATAAAGACATTGACTCGGGTTATTATTATGATCTTTCTGTGCCGCGGGTTAGATTTATGCCTAAGTTTTCTGTCCATTTCGGTCAGTCTGATGTTTTCGATCCGTATTTTTTAATTGCTGCGGGTTATGGATCCCACACATATAAGTATGAGTCTGATGATCCAGATTACACTGGATTCGAAGTAGCAGGGATATCACCAATTGCTTTCAGACTTGCTTTTGGTGGACGATATTTTTTCAGCGATGTCATCGGTGCAAAATTTGAAATTGGACTTGGAGGTGGTGGATTGCTTGAATTTGGTGTTACAGCCAAGTTTTAATCGGGCAAAAAACTGAAAAAAATGTAGAAATTTCAATAGGCTGCCAGAAATGGCAGCCTATTGTTTTATATTTGTCAACGAAATTTCAAAAAGGGTATTATGGCAAAGAACTTATATAATCCATATCGCAAAGTCGAGGGCTACAATTGCTTTGGTTGTTCACCTGGCAATCCGATCGGGCTGCATCTTACATTTATTGAAGAAGGTGATGAGATTATTTCTGAATGGACTCCGGATGAAAATTACACAGGCTGGACCGATGTGCTGCACGGAGGCATTCAGGCCACAATGATTGATGAAATTGCCAGTTGGGTAGTCTTTACAAAGCTCAAAACAGCTGGAGTCACCAGAGAAATGACTGTAAAATACCGTAAATCTGTAATGGTTTCAGATGGGAAAGTTATTTGTCGCGCCAGATTGAAGGAAGTGAACAGATCGCTTGCTACAATT encodes the following:
- a CDS encoding knotted carbamoyltransferase YgeW; amino-acid sequence: MGKFKKLIRDIEKTNASLYQKDFLLTWDKSREELELVLYVADALRKLYNKNISTRAFESGLAVSQFRDNSTRTRFSFGSAANLMGLTIQDLDEGKSQISHGETVRETANMISFMTEIIGIRDDMYLGAGHEYMLEVASALDDGFANNVLPQRPGIVNLQCDVDHPTQSMADLAHLKNMFGSLDALKGKKIAMTWAYSPSYGKPLSVPQGIIGLMTRFGMNVSLAYPEGYGLIPDVVERAGKQAAESGGKFEVANSMEEAFADADIVYPKSWAPYHIMGRRTELLRAGDSAGLKELEKEALANNAKYMNWECTREKMNLTKDGSALYMHCLPADITDVSCKAGEVSAEVFEQYRLDTYREAGYKPFVIAAMMMTNRFDDVANMLRFMKKRATPRVR
- a CDS encoding selenium metabolism hydrolase is translated as MNKKELAAIINEKAAQYKDYTAENLSKLVKIKSLSGDEKAVQEEVMRQMQEAGFDEVKMDGLGNVLGRVGSGKKVLAIDGHIDTVDVGNPENWNMDPFSGLIADGFVHGRGTVDQKGGIASAITAGRILKEIGLQNDITVWVVASVMEEDCDGLCWKYIIEEDKFRPDFVISTEPTNLNVYRGHRGRMEIHVSFRGLSAHGSAPERGKNAVYMASSAALEIEKLHERLKYDEFLGKGSVTISEFISGSPSLCAVADFARFHLDRRLTWGETKDSAVAEVKEAVNNPDSKVEVLWYDGLAFTGLKYGMEKYYPTWKMPEDHPAVQTGVTAFSELFGKAPIVDKWTFSTNGIATNGIHKIPTIGFGPGNEVMAHAPNEKTPVSDLVAASAFYALYAQIL